The Arvicola amphibius chromosome 11, mArvAmp1.2, whole genome shotgun sequence genome has a segment encoding these proteins:
- the LOC119826662 gene encoding histone H3.3A-like translates to MARTKQTTRKSTGGKAPRKQLATKAARKKAPSTGGVKKPHRYRPGTVALREIRRYQKSTELLIRKLPFQRLVREIAQDFKTDLRFQSAAIGALQEASEAYLVGLFEDTNLCAIHAKRVTIMPKDIQLARRIRGERA, encoded by the coding sequence atggcccgaACCAAGCAGACCACTAGGAAGTCGACCGGGGGGAAGGCGCCCCGCAAGCAGCTGGCCACCAAGGCGGCCCGGAAAAAAGCGCCCTCTACCGGCGGGGTGAAGAAGCCGCACCGCTACAGGCCCGGGACCGTGGCTCTGAGAGAGATCCGTCGCTACCAGAAGTCGACTGAGCTGCTCATCCGgaagctgcctttccagaggcTGGTGAGGGAGATCGCCCAGGACTTCAAGACCGACCTGAGGTTTCAGAGTGCAGCTATCGGTGCCCTGCAGGAGGCCAGTGAAGCGTACCTGGTGGGGTTGTTTGAAGATACCAATCTGTGTGCCATCCACGCCAAGAGAGTCACCATCATGCCCAAAGACATCCAGTTGGCTCGCCGGATACGGGGGGAGCGAGCTTAA